In Paenibacillus sp. FSL M7-0420, a single genomic region encodes these proteins:
- a CDS encoding HU family DNA-binding protein has product MNKSDLINVVTEATELPKKDATKAVDAVFEAITGALQSGDKVQLVGFGNFEVRERSARKGRNPQTGEEIEIPSSKVPAFKPGKALKDGIK; this is encoded by the coding sequence ATGAATAAATCAGATTTGATCAACGTAGTTACAGAAGCAACTGAACTTCCCAAAAAAGACGCTACGAAAGCGGTAGATGCAGTTTTTGAAGCGATCACAGGTGCACTGCAAAGCGGCGATAAGGTTCAGCTGGTTGGCTTCGGAAACTTTGAAGTGCGCGAACGTTCCGCACGTAAAGGCCGCAACCCGCAGACTGGTGAAGAAATCGAAATTCCTTCAAGCAAAGTACCGGCTTTCAAACCCGGTAAAGCGCTGAAAGACGGAATCAAATAA
- the spoIVA gene encoding stage IV sporulation protein A has protein sequence MEKVDIFKDIAERTGGDIYLGVVGAVRTGKSTFIKRFMETIVLPNITSEADRVRAVDELPQSAAGKTIMTTEPKFVPNNAVQIKVAEGLEVNVRLVDCVGYAVEGAKGYEDENGPRMISTPWFEEPIPFQEAAEIGTRKVIQEHSTLGVVVTTDGTIAEIPRSSYVDSEERVIAELKEVGKPFVLVINSTRPRSEEVQQLRSELALKYDIPVMTLSAANMTEDDVTGVLREVLYEFPVHEVNVNLPSWVMVLGENHWLRSSYENSVRDTVKDIRRLRDVDRLVSQFTEYDFIDRAGLSGMNMGQGVAEIDLYAPEELYDQVLMEVVGVEIRGKDHLLQLMQDFSHAKREYDRFSEALEMVKTTGYGIAAPSLAEMALDEPELIRQGSRFGVRLKATAPSIHMIRVDVESEFSPIIGTEKQSEELVRYLMQDFENDPIKIWESDIFGRSLHSIVREGIQGKIAMMPDNARYKLQETLGRIINEGSGGLIAIIL, from the coding sequence TTGGAAAAAGTGGATATTTTCAAGGACATTGCCGAGCGTACCGGCGGAGACATTTATCTTGGCGTCGTCGGCGCGGTTCGCACGGGGAAATCGACATTCATCAAGCGCTTCATGGAAACGATTGTTCTGCCGAACATCACGAGTGAAGCAGACCGGGTAAGAGCGGTCGATGAGCTGCCGCAAAGTGCGGCAGGCAAAACTATTATGACTACCGAGCCTAAATTCGTACCCAACAATGCGGTGCAGATTAAGGTGGCCGAAGGCCTGGAGGTTAACGTCCGGCTGGTCGATTGTGTAGGCTATGCAGTGGAAGGCGCAAAAGGGTATGAGGATGAGAATGGTCCGCGGATGATCTCGACGCCATGGTTCGAGGAACCGATTCCATTCCAGGAAGCGGCTGAAATCGGGACACGCAAGGTCATTCAGGAGCACTCGACTCTGGGTGTGGTAGTGACCACCGACGGTACGATTGCCGAGATTCCACGGAGCTCGTATGTCGATTCCGAAGAGCGCGTGATCGCAGAGCTGAAGGAGGTCGGCAAGCCCTTCGTGTTGGTCATCAACTCCACCCGGCCGCGCAGTGAGGAAGTCCAGCAGCTCCGCAGTGAGCTTGCCCTCAAATATGATATTCCGGTGATGACGCTCAGCGCTGCGAATATGACCGAGGACGATGTGACTGGTGTCCTGCGCGAAGTACTGTATGAATTCCCTGTACATGAAGTTAATGTTAACCTGCCGAGCTGGGTGATGGTGCTGGGCGAGAATCACTGGCTGCGCAGCAGCTATGAGAATTCTGTCCGTGATACCGTGAAGGATATCCGCCGTCTGCGCGATGTGGACCGCCTGGTCTCCCAGTTTACCGAATATGATTTCATCGACCGGGCAGGCCTCAGCGGCATGAACATGGGCCAGGGGGTAGCCGAGATTGACCTCTACGCTCCCGAAGAGCTGTATGATCAGGTGCTGATGGAGGTAGTCGGGGTCGAGATTCGCGGCAAGGATCACCTGCTCCAGCTGATGCAGGACTTCTCCCACGCCAAGCGCGAATATGACCGCTTCTCGGAAGCGCTGGAAATGGTTAAGACCACGGGGTATGGTATCGCCGCACCTTCTCTGGCCGAGATGGCGCTGGATGAGCCTGAGCTGATCCGCCAAGGCTCCCGCTTCGGAGTCCGGCTGAAGGCTACGGCGCCGTCGATCCATATGATCCGGGTGGATGTCGAGTCGGAGTTCTCGCCGATTATCGGTACAGAGAAGCAGAGTGAAGAGCTGGTGCGCTACCTGATGCAGGACTTTGAGAATGACCCGATCAAAATCTGGGAATCCGATATCTTCGGCCGGTCCCTGCATTCCATAGTCCGTGAGGGCATTCAGGGCAAGATCGCGATGATGCCGGACAATGCCCGCTACAAGCTGCAGGAAACGCTGGGCCGGATTATCAATGAAGGTTCAGGCGGCCTGATCGCCATCATCCTCTAA
- a CDS encoding DUF3939 domain-containing protein produces MHLVKLRQSRNRSAMLLPLLVLLILSLTGCMYPREQQQSGSSYRESVKRVQAAVDDYQEQKGLLPILTSDQDTPRYEKFVIDLNKLQQEGYLDEIPAAAFEKGGSAHFLVLDEETDPQVKLMDLVTVQKVNDIQRKVNLYKSAHGGKLPAGEELYPGLVSIDAKRAGTGTIKLSSVYSGQPLGLLMDRSGAVYVDYSADISSAIDKNGSSPAADRDLRLELAQASYYVPVKSLPYLWVDGRPVPQAPQE; encoded by the coding sequence ATGCATCTGGTGAAGCTCCGGCAGAGCCGGAATAGGTCTGCGATGCTGCTGCCGCTGCTTGTTCTGCTGATCTTGTCTCTAACCGGCTGCATGTATCCCCGGGAGCAGCAGCAGTCCGGCAGCAGTTACCGCGAGAGTGTGAAGCGGGTGCAGGCGGCGGTCGATGATTATCAGGAGCAGAAGGGGCTGCTGCCGATCTTGACCAGCGATCAGGACACGCCCAGATACGAGAAATTCGTGATTGACCTGAATAAGCTGCAGCAGGAAGGGTACCTGGACGAGATCCCGGCGGCAGCGTTCGAGAAGGGCGGGAGCGCCCATTTTCTGGTGCTGGATGAGGAGACGGACCCACAGGTCAAATTAATGGACCTGGTGACCGTGCAGAAGGTTAACGATATCCAGCGCAAGGTGAACCTCTATAAGTCTGCACACGGCGGGAAGCTTCCGGCAGGGGAGGAGCTGTATCCGGGCCTGGTGTCTATCGATGCCAAACGGGCAGGGACAGGGACAATCAAGCTAAGCAGCGTATATTCGGGCCAGCCGCTCGGGCTGCTGATGGATCGCAGCGGGGCAGTCTATGTTGATTACAGCGCGGATATCTCCTCAGCCATTGATAAGAACGGCAGCAGCCCGGCGGCAGACCGTGACCTGCGTCTGGAGCTTGCGCAGGCCTCCTATTATGTCCCCGTCAAGTCTCTCCCTTATCTGTGGGTGGATGGCCGTCCCGTCCCGCAGGCTCCGCAGGAATAG
- a CDS encoding 2Fe-2S iron-sulfur cluster-binding protein has product MNAKSQITVTFLPEQRTASVKHGVTLLEAVRKAGIVLPTRCGGKAGCMMCKVSVERTDAVALRPPAEAEKRKLGSLLDEGVRLACQAAVWGDVHVHIPEDPLKAAVRRRLEAARRGEAEDLW; this is encoded by the coding sequence ATGAATGCGAAATCGCAAATAACGGTCACTTTCCTTCCGGAACAACGCACAGCTTCTGTCAAGCATGGTGTTACGCTGCTGGAGGCTGTGCGCAAAGCCGGAATCGTCCTGCCTACCCGCTGCGGAGGCAAGGCGGGATGCATGATGTGCAAAGTGTCCGTAGAGCGTACGGATGCCGTGGCACTCAGACCTCCTGCGGAGGCGGAGAAGCGCAAGCTTGGCAGCCTGCTGGATGAAGGCGTCCGCCTGGCCTGTCAGGCCGCTGTATGGGGCGACGTCCATGTGCATATTCCTGAGGACCCGCTGAAGGCGGCTGTACGCCGCAGACTGGAAGCGGCGCGCCGTGGCGAAGCGGAGGACTTATGGTGA
- a CDS encoding DUF2768 family protein: MDPMTKMWLSLIAVLIMGLSVFLITFARSKTKGLLRAVLSVIAFVILLIGVLGGAASIM; encoded by the coding sequence ATGGACCCGATGACAAAAATGTGGCTGTCTCTGATTGCGGTACTGATTATGGGCTTATCCGTTTTTTTGATTACTTTTGCACGCAGCAAGACGAAGGGACTGCTTAGAGCTGTTTTATCGGTCATTGCTTTTGTCATCCTGCTGATCGGAGTTCTGGGCGGGGCTGCTTCAATTATGTAA
- a CDS encoding stage VI sporulation protein F produces the protein MSRDFSKDALNAINKKTGKNISEGAIKKLAGTVKPGTTQNEAQLRQLIKQVSAMAKVPVSEATVQEIVNTVKKGGAGSGTMESLMKMMLKK, from the coding sequence GTGAGCAGAGATTTTTCCAAGGATGCTTTGAACGCCATCAACAAGAAGACGGGCAAAAACATTTCGGAAGGTGCCATCAAAAAGCTGGCCGGTACGGTTAAGCCGGGCACCACACAGAATGAAGCCCAGCTCCGCCAGTTAATTAAACAGGTATCAGCTATGGCTAAAGTGCCAGTCAGCGAGGCTACCGTGCAGGAGATCGTCAATACTGTTAAAAAAGGCGGCGCCGGTTCCGGTACGATGGAGTCTTTAATGAAAATGATGCTGAAAAAATAG
- a CDS encoding NAD(P)H-dependent glycerol-3-phosphate dehydrogenase — protein sequence MSDKVTVLVAGSWGTALATVLAANHSEVYLWTRKPEQAAEINEAHTNHHFLPGIKLPGNIIATTDMETAVSGSKAVVIVAPSSGMRQVAHSLKPFWKEDMLCIHATKGFETETMKRMSTVISEELGCSEGDIVVLSGPSHAEEVVRLCPTTVVVASPDESRAKAAQGLFINNDFRVYTNRDQLGVELAGALKNIIALGAGLSDGLGFGDNAKAALLTRGLAEISRVGVEMGANPLTFSGLAGLGDLVVTATSQHSRNWRAGSMLGQGQPLNEVLDSMGMVVEGIRTTEVAYAISLKLGVQMPITDQIYHVLFKGRTPRNAVEALMGRDRKTEMEAISQETWEQWHS from the coding sequence TTGTCTGATAAAGTAACCGTGCTGGTCGCGGGCAGTTGGGGAACTGCGCTGGCTACTGTGCTGGCGGCTAACCACTCGGAGGTTTATCTGTGGACGCGAAAGCCTGAGCAGGCTGCCGAGATTAACGAAGCACATACGAATCATCATTTCCTGCCGGGGATTAAGCTCCCTGGAAATATTATTGCCACCACGGACATGGAGACTGCCGTCTCCGGTTCGAAGGCGGTAGTCATTGTGGCGCCTTCTTCCGGAATGCGCCAGGTGGCGCATAGCCTTAAGCCGTTCTGGAAGGAAGATATGCTCTGCATTCACGCCACGAAGGGCTTCGAGACCGAGACCATGAAGCGGATGTCCACAGTGATCTCGGAGGAGCTGGGCTGCAGCGAAGGCGATATTGTGGTGCTCTCCGGGCCGAGCCATGCTGAAGAAGTGGTACGCCTCTGTCCGACCACGGTCGTCGTGGCTTCGCCGGATGAGAGCCGTGCCAAGGCGGCGCAGGGGCTGTTCATTAACAATGACTTCCGTGTGTATACCAACAGGGATCAGCTAGGGGTAGAGCTGGCTGGTGCACTGAAGAATATTATCGCGCTGGGTGCGGGGCTGTCCGACGGGCTGGGGTTCGGGGATAATGCGAAGGCGGCACTGCTTACCCGCGGCCTGGCCGAGATCTCCCGGGTCGGGGTAGAGATGGGTGCGAATCCCTTAACCTTCTCCGGCCTTGCCGGACTGGGTGACTTGGTTGTAACGGCAACAAGCCAGCACAGCCGCAACTGGCGCGCCGGCTCCATGCTGGGCCAGGGCCAGCCGCTGAATGAGGTGCTGGACTCGATGGGGATGGTTGTCGAAGGCATCCGGACGACGGAGGTGGCTTATGCGATCTCGCTGAAGCTGGGCGTACAGATGCCGATCACCGACCAGATCTATCATGTGCTGTTCAAGGGCAGAACACCGCGTAATGCGGTAGAAGCCCTGATGGGCCGTGACCGTAAGACGGAGATGGAGGCCATCTCCCAGGAGACCTGGGAGCAGTGGCATTCCTGA
- the plsY gene encoding glycerol-3-phosphate 1-O-acyltransferase PlsY translates to MAFELLVIVISYLLGSISFSVLLARLLKGIDIRQYGSGNAGATNTLRVMGKGPAILVLFLDVLKGIAAVWLGTWAGGWGSWVAVVCGLAAIIGHNWPVYFHFRGGKGIATTIGVMATLVFWPALIAGAIAILAIVLTRYVSLGSLIFVALTPVCLLFTEHTTPELWGSLVIVVFAFWRHRSNIVKISQGRENKIGSKAKEGNRVV, encoded by the coding sequence GTGGCGTTTGAACTTCTGGTTATCGTTATAAGCTATCTGCTTGGCTCCATCAGCTTCAGTGTACTGCTCGCCCGGCTGCTTAAGGGGATTGATATCCGCCAATATGGAAGCGGCAATGCGGGAGCGACCAATACACTGCGTGTGATGGGGAAGGGACCGGCCATACTGGTGCTGTTTCTGGACGTACTGAAGGGAATTGCCGCAGTCTGGCTTGGCACATGGGCCGGGGGATGGGGAAGCTGGGTCGCAGTGGTCTGCGGACTCGCTGCCATCATCGGGCATAACTGGCCGGTCTATTTTCACTTTCGCGGGGGGAAAGGGATTGCAACGACGATTGGAGTGATGGCTACACTGGTATTCTGGCCTGCACTGATTGCCGGTGCGATTGCCATTCTCGCTATTGTACTTACACGGTATGTCTCGCTGGGCTCGCTGATCTTTGTGGCTCTGACTCCAGTGTGTCTGCTGTTCACGGAGCATACGACGCCGGAGCTATGGGGAAGCCTGGTCATCGTGGTGTTCGCCTTCTGGCGTCACCGCAGCAACATCGTGAAGATCTCGCAGGGCCGTGAGAACAAAATCGGCTCCAAAGCCAAGGAGGGGAATCGCGTTGTCTGA
- the der gene encoding ribosome biogenesis GTPase Der, with amino-acid sequence MARPVVAIVGRPNVGKSTIFNRLIGDRLAIVEDKPGITRDRIYGVSDWNGKSFSVIDTGGIEIDGEDAILKSIRVQAELAIEEADVIVFMCEAKSGLTSSDEEVAQILFRSGKPIVLAINKVDNMKRSEDIYEFYTLGIGDPIGISGSHGTGIGDLLDAVVERLPDKVDEEYDEDVIRVALIGRPNVGKSSLVNAILGEERVIVSDVAGTTRDAIDTPFERDGQRYVLIDTAGMRKRGKVYENTEKYSVMRAMKAIERADVVLVVINGEEGIIDQDKHIAGYAHDAGKASVFVVNKWDAIEKDDKTMQNFERNIRDHFLFMSYAPVVFLSALTKQRLQKLLPVVQHVAQQHALRITTHLVNDVVSDAVAINPPPTDKGRRLRINYVTQVATKPPTIVVFVNDPSLMHFSYERYLENKLRAAFNFEGTPIRLFTRRKSENEG; translated from the coding sequence ATGGCAAGACCCGTAGTGGCCATTGTCGGCAGGCCTAACGTCGGAAAGTCGACGATCTTTAACCGGCTGATTGGCGATAGACTGGCCATCGTAGAAGATAAACCGGGGATTACACGTGACCGGATATATGGAGTCTCCGACTGGAACGGCAAATCCTTCAGTGTCATTGATACTGGCGGGATTGAGATTGACGGAGAAGACGCTATTCTGAAATCCATCCGCGTTCAGGCGGAGCTGGCGATTGAGGAAGCGGATGTGATCGTCTTCATGTGCGAGGCGAAGAGCGGACTCACAAGTTCGGATGAGGAAGTGGCACAGATTCTGTTCCGTTCCGGCAAGCCGATCGTTCTGGCTATCAATAAAGTGGATAACATGAAGCGCAGCGAAGATATTTATGAATTTTACACCCTTGGAATCGGTGATCCGATCGGCATTTCAGGAAGTCACGGAACCGGAATCGGCGATCTGCTGGACGCGGTTGTTGAACGTCTGCCGGATAAAGTGGATGAGGAATATGATGAAGATGTCATCCGTGTAGCCTTGATCGGACGTCCGAATGTGGGTAAATCCTCACTGGTCAATGCAATTCTGGGCGAAGAACGTGTTATTGTCAGTGATGTTGCGGGGACTACGCGCGATGCGATTGATACACCGTTCGAACGGGATGGGCAGCGTTATGTGCTGATCGATACAGCGGGCATGCGCAAACGCGGCAAGGTCTATGAGAACACGGAAAAATACAGTGTAATGAGAGCCATGAAGGCGATTGAGCGCGCTGATGTTGTACTCGTTGTAATCAACGGCGAAGAAGGCATCATCGACCAGGACAAGCATATCGCCGGGTATGCCCATGATGCGGGCAAGGCTTCGGTCTTTGTTGTCAACAAATGGGATGCCATTGAGAAGGACGACAAGACGATGCAGAACTTCGAACGCAACATCCGCGATCACTTCCTGTTCATGAGCTATGCTCCGGTGGTATTCCTGTCTGCGCTTACGAAACAGCGTCTGCAGAAGCTGCTGCCTGTCGTGCAGCATGTCGCCCAACAGCACGCCCTGCGGATTACCACCCATCTGGTGAATGATGTGGTATCGGATGCCGTGGCGATTAATCCTCCGCCTACGGACAAAGGCCGCCGTCTGCGTATTAACTATGTCACCCAGGTGGCAACGAAGCCGCCGACCATCGTGGTATTCGTCAATGATCCTTCGCTGATGCACTTCTCCTACGAACGTTACCTGGAGAACAAGCTGCGTGCAGCGTTCAATTTCGAGGGGACACCGATCCGCCTCTTTACACGGCGTAAATCCGAGAACGAAGGTTAG